A genome region from Micromonospora peucetia includes the following:
- a CDS encoding acyl-CoA carboxylase subunit beta yields the protein MTTLRSATDPSSPGHRANRETLLERLAELDAELDRARSGGGEKYVTRHHKRGKLLPRERIELLLDPDSPFLELSPVAAYGTDFPVGASVVTGIGVVEGVECLIVANDPTVRGGAVNPWSLAKTRRAGEIALANRLPMVNLVESAGADLPTQAEIFIPGGRVFRDLTRLSAARIPTVSVVFGNATAGGAYVPGMSDHVIMIRDRSQVYLAGPPLVKMATGEVTDDESLGGAAMHATTSGLADFLASDERDGIRLARQCVRRLNWRKQGPPPRNPSPQPPKYDPEELLGIASADLKVPFDPREVLARVLDGSEFDEFKPAYGTALVTGWGELHGYPVGVLANARGVLFSEEAQKAAQFIQLANATDTPLVFLQNTTGYMVGTEYEQRGIIKHGALMINAVSNSTVPHLTVNLGASYGAGNYGMCGRAYEPRFLFTWPNAKSAVMGPAQLAGVLSIVARQAAAARGRDYDEDSDTAMRMMVEQQIESQSGALFLSGRLYDDGVIDPRDTRTVLGLCLSAIHNAPVRGADGFGVFRM from the coding sequence ATGACCACTCTGCGCAGCGCGACCGACCCGTCCTCGCCGGGGCACCGGGCCAACCGGGAGACCCTGCTGGAGCGCCTCGCCGAGCTGGACGCCGAACTCGACCGGGCCCGCTCCGGCGGCGGCGAGAAGTACGTGACCCGGCACCACAAGCGGGGCAAGCTGCTCCCCCGGGAGCGGATCGAGCTGCTGCTCGACCCGGACAGCCCGTTCCTGGAGCTGTCGCCGGTGGCCGCGTACGGCACCGACTTCCCCGTCGGCGCCAGCGTGGTGACCGGCATCGGCGTGGTCGAGGGCGTCGAGTGCCTCATCGTCGCCAACGACCCGACGGTACGCGGCGGCGCGGTGAACCCGTGGTCGCTCGCCAAGACCCGCCGGGCCGGCGAGATCGCCCTGGCCAACCGGCTGCCGATGGTGAACCTGGTCGAGTCTGCCGGCGCGGACCTGCCCACCCAGGCGGAGATCTTCATCCCGGGCGGGCGGGTGTTCCGTGACCTGACCCGGCTCTCGGCCGCGAGGATCCCCACGGTCAGCGTGGTCTTCGGCAACGCCACCGCCGGTGGCGCGTACGTGCCGGGCATGTCCGACCACGTGATCATGATTCGGGACCGGTCGCAGGTCTACCTGGCCGGGCCGCCGCTGGTGAAGATGGCCACCGGCGAGGTCACCGACGACGAGTCCCTCGGCGGGGCGGCCATGCACGCCACGACGTCGGGCCTGGCCGACTTCCTGGCGTCGGACGAGCGGGACGGCATCCGGCTGGCCCGGCAGTGCGTACGCCGGCTGAACTGGCGCAAGCAGGGCCCGCCACCGCGCAACCCGTCCCCGCAGCCGCCGAAGTACGACCCGGAGGAGCTGCTCGGCATCGCCAGCGCCGACCTGAAGGTGCCGTTCGACCCGCGCGAGGTGCTGGCCCGGGTGCTCGACGGCAGCGAGTTCGACGAGTTCAAGCCGGCCTACGGCACCGCCCTGGTCACCGGCTGGGGCGAGCTGCACGGCTACCCGGTCGGGGTGCTGGCCAACGCGCGGGGCGTGCTGTTCAGCGAGGAGGCGCAGAAGGCGGCCCAGTTCATCCAGCTCGCCAACGCCACCGACACCCCGCTGGTGTTCCTCCAGAACACCACCGGCTACATGGTCGGCACCGAGTACGAGCAGCGCGGCATCATCAAGCACGGTGCGCTCATGATCAACGCGGTGTCGAACTCGACGGTGCCGCACCTGACGGTCAACCTGGGCGCGTCGTACGGGGCCGGCAACTACGGCATGTGCGGGCGGGCGTACGAGCCACGGTTCCTGTTCACCTGGCCGAACGCCAAGTCGGCGGTGATGGGGCCGGCGCAGCTCGCCGGGGTGCTCTCCATCGTGGCCCGGCAGGCCGCCGCCGCCCGGGGCCGGGACTACGACGAGGACTCCGACACCGCGATGCGGATGATGGTCGAGCAGCAGATCGAGTCGCAGTCCGGCGCGCTCTTCCTCTCCGGCCGGCTCTACGACGACGGGGTGATCGACCCCCGGGACACCCGTACCGTGCTCGGGCTCTGCCTTTCGGCCATCCACAACGCACCGGTCAGGGGCGCCGACGGCTTCGGCGTCTTCCGGATGTGA
- a CDS encoding alpha/beta hydrolase, whose protein sequence is MPRRNRSLAAAGIAGVLLAGAAVTPATAAPSPAGGDRPVTSDRTSPQEARRVDRVPTPDLDWYACYDYAECATVRLPQDYDKPNGPTTEVAVLRVKARDQQRRIGSLFINPGGPGGSGTSVALAAPYFISDEVLDRFDIVGVDPRGVGASQQVRCFPSVKEQTRAYAGLNVAFPWTKAEEKAYVASSKAVGKGCSSTGKPLTGAMSTAEVARDMDVLRRAVGDRKLTYLGFSYGSVLGQYYANMFPDRVRALAIDGVLNPNDWVGQGRARNLPQEDRMRSGQGAYQALREILVRCDRAGAQACPLAEGDPVASFELVAKRLRAKPVVIEDPEFGTVTITYADFIGANLSALYGPEGYAEVVDLTAALLVLTDPASSPAARRPASVHVTRQAAEVREQARRYDFPYDNGLETFLGVDCTDGYHPKDAGSFPALAAKADKRDPYFGRLWTWLTSPCARKTWTVRDEDAYTGPFNRRTSAPVLVVGNYWDPATNYRGAVSSARLLPNSRLLSSDSWGHTAYGTSACATGAIDAYLLRGALPANGRVCVGDVQPFVALPEAAASRRAETSKGALAAQGAPGRGEPKRLPPVVAPLPAVGTLTVR, encoded by the coding sequence ATGCCACGACGAAACCGGTCCCTCGCCGCCGCGGGAATCGCCGGCGTCCTCCTCGCTGGCGCCGCGGTCACACCCGCCACCGCCGCACCGTCCCCCGCTGGCGGGGACCGTCCGGTCACCTCCGACCGGACCAGCCCCCAGGAGGCCCGCCGGGTCGACCGGGTGCCCACGCCCGACCTGGACTGGTACGCCTGCTACGACTACGCCGAGTGCGCCACCGTCCGGCTGCCGCAGGACTACGACAAGCCGAACGGCCCGACGACCGAAGTCGCCGTGCTGCGGGTCAAGGCCCGCGACCAGCAGCGCAGGATCGGTAGCCTCTTCATCAACCCGGGTGGCCCCGGCGGCTCCGGCACCTCCGTCGCGCTCGCCGCGCCGTACTTCATCAGTGACGAGGTGCTCGACCGCTTCGACATCGTGGGCGTCGACCCGCGTGGCGTCGGGGCGAGCCAGCAGGTCAGGTGCTTCCCCTCCGTGAAGGAACAGACCCGGGCGTACGCCGGGCTGAACGTGGCGTTCCCGTGGACGAAGGCCGAGGAGAAGGCGTACGTCGCCTCCTCGAAGGCTGTCGGAAAGGGCTGCTCCAGCACGGGCAAGCCGCTGACCGGCGCCATGTCGACCGCCGAGGTCGCCCGGGACATGGACGTGCTGCGCCGCGCCGTGGGCGACCGGAAGCTCACCTACCTCGGCTTCAGCTACGGCAGCGTGCTCGGCCAGTACTACGCCAACATGTTCCCGGACCGGGTCCGTGCCCTGGCGATCGACGGCGTGCTGAACCCGAACGACTGGGTCGGTCAGGGCCGGGCACGCAACCTGCCTCAGGAGGACCGGATGCGCAGCGGGCAGGGCGCGTACCAGGCGCTGCGGGAGATCCTGGTGCGGTGCGACCGGGCCGGCGCCCAGGCGTGCCCGCTGGCCGAGGGCGACCCCGTCGCCTCGTTCGAGCTGGTCGCGAAGCGGCTGCGGGCAAAGCCGGTGGTGATCGAGGATCCCGAGTTCGGCACGGTCACCATCACGTACGCCGACTTCATCGGCGCCAACCTGAGTGCGCTCTACGGGCCGGAGGGTTACGCCGAGGTCGTCGACCTCACCGCCGCGCTGCTGGTGCTCACCGACCCGGCGTCGTCCCCGGCCGCCCGCCGCCCCGCGTCGGTCCACGTGACCCGGCAGGCCGCCGAGGTCCGTGAGCAGGCCCGACGGTACGACTTCCCGTACGACAACGGGCTGGAGACCTTCCTCGGCGTGGACTGCACCGACGGGTACCACCCCAAGGACGCCGGCTCGTTCCCGGCGCTGGCCGCGAAGGCCGACAAGCGCGACCCGTACTTCGGCCGACTCTGGACCTGGCTCACCTCGCCGTGCGCCCGCAAGACCTGGACCGTGCGGGATGAGGACGCCTACACCGGGCCGTTCAACCGGCGCACCAGCGCCCCGGTGCTGGTGGTGGGCAACTACTGGGACCCGGCGACCAACTACCGGGGTGCGGTGAGCTCGGCCCGGCTGCTGCCGAACAGTCGCCTGCTCAGCAGCGACAGCTGGGGGCACACCGCGTACGGGACGTCGGCCTGCGCGACCGGCGCGATCGACGCGTACCTGCTGCGCGGGGCGCTGCCGGCCAACGGCAGGGTCTGCGTGGGCGACGTCCAGCCGTTCGTCGCACTGCCGGAGGCGGCGGCGAGCCGGCGGGCGGAAACGTCGAAGGGCGCGCTGGCCGCCCAGGGGGCCCCGGGCCGGGGCGAGCCGAAGCGGCTACCCCCGGTGGTCGCCCCGCTGCCGGCGGTCGGCACGCTGACCGTCCGCTGA
- a CDS encoding acyl-CoA dehydrogenase family protein: protein MTIVDTPERRQLRELTRAFVTREVLPHLDDWERAGEIPRELHATAAKLGLLGIGFPEAVGGSGGDLLDSIIVTEEIIRSGGSSGLIAALFTHGIALPHIVASGDPELIDRYVRPTLAGTTIGALAITEPDGGSDVASIRTHARRNGDHYVVNGSKTYITSGIRADFVTTAVCTLPPGSGALTLLVIDKDTPGFTVGRRLEKLGWHCSDTAELSFADVRVPVSNRVGEENTAFLAIMQNFAAERLSLATQAYAIAQRSVELAVRWCRDRSTFGRPLASRQLVRHRLAEMHTRTEAARAYVHQVAARVAAGEPVVTEVAMAKNVAVAACAEVVDQALQLHGGYGYLRDAEVERHYRDARILGIGGGTTEIMNEIIAKGMGL from the coding sequence ATGACCATCGTGGACACGCCGGAACGGCGGCAGCTGCGGGAGCTGACCCGCGCCTTCGTCACCCGGGAGGTGCTGCCGCACCTGGACGACTGGGAGCGGGCCGGCGAGATCCCTCGCGAGCTGCACGCCACCGCCGCCAAGCTCGGCCTGCTCGGCATCGGCTTCCCGGAGGCGGTCGGCGGCAGCGGGGGCGACCTGCTCGACTCGATCATCGTCACCGAGGAGATCATCCGCTCGGGCGGCTCGTCCGGGCTGATCGCGGCGCTCTTCACGCACGGCATCGCGCTGCCGCACATCGTCGCCTCCGGCGACCCGGAGCTGATCGACCGGTACGTCCGGCCGACGCTGGCCGGCACCACGATCGGCGCGCTGGCGATCACCGAACCCGACGGCGGCTCGGACGTGGCGAGCATCCGCACCCACGCGCGGCGGAACGGCGACCACTACGTGGTCAACGGTTCGAAGACCTACATCACCAGCGGCATCCGGGCCGACTTCGTGACCACCGCCGTCTGCACCCTGCCGCCCGGCAGCGGCGCCCTGACCCTGCTGGTGATCGACAAGGACACGCCCGGCTTCACCGTCGGACGCCGGCTGGAGAAGCTCGGCTGGCACTGCTCGGACACCGCCGAGCTGTCCTTCGCCGACGTACGGGTGCCGGTGTCCAACCGGGTCGGCGAGGAGAACACGGCCTTCCTGGCGATCATGCAGAACTTCGCCGCGGAACGGCTCTCCCTCGCCACCCAGGCGTACGCCATCGCGCAGCGCTCGGTGGAGCTGGCGGTGCGCTGGTGCCGGGACCGGTCCACGTTCGGCCGTCCCCTGGCGAGCCGACAGCTCGTCCGGCACCGGCTGGCCGAGATGCACACCCGCACCGAGGCGGCCCGGGCGTACGTGCACCAGGTCGCGGCACGGGTGGCGGCGGGCGAGCCGGTGGTGACCGAGGTGGCGATGGCGAAGAACGTCGCGGTGGCCGCCTGTGCCGAGGTGGTCGACCAGGCGCTCCAGCTGCACGGCGGCTACGGCTACCTGCGCGACGCCGAGGTGGAGCGGCACTACCGGGACGCCCGGATCCTCGGCATCGGCGGCGGCACCACCGAGATCATGAACGAGATCATCGCGAAGGGCATGGGCTTATGA
- a CDS encoding acyl-CoA dehydrogenase family protein: MNFDLTPEQDQLRDAVRALGRRYGHDYFVTKAKAGEHTTELWTEAGRLGYLGVNIPTEYGGGGGGITELAIVCEELAAAGCPLLLVVVSPAIAATVINKHGTEEQRKRFLPGFADGSLKVVFAITEPEAGSNFHRLGTVARRDGDDWLLSGRKCYISGVDEAQYVLVVARTEDASTGKLKPALFVVPTDAPGLTRSKLDMEIVSPENQFLLYLDDVRLPADALVGESLDAGLPALFAGLNPERITVAAMGAGTGRYAIERASEYTATRKVWGGRTIGSHQGVAHPLAHAAVQVELARLMILKAASLYDAGRDLEAGVSGNMAKYAAGEAAALAVDTAVQVLGGAGMTTEYGVATLLGAVRAGRIAPVSREMILNFVAQHVLGQDKSY, from the coding sequence ATGAACTTCGACCTCACCCCCGAGCAGGACCAGCTCCGCGACGCCGTCCGCGCGCTGGGCCGGCGGTACGGCCACGACTACTTCGTCACGAAGGCGAAGGCCGGCGAGCACACCACCGAACTGTGGACCGAGGCCGGCCGGCTGGGCTACCTCGGCGTCAACATCCCCACCGAGTACGGCGGCGGAGGCGGAGGCATCACCGAGCTGGCAATCGTCTGCGAGGAACTGGCAGCGGCCGGCTGCCCGCTGCTGCTGGTGGTGGTCTCCCCCGCCATCGCCGCCACCGTGATCAACAAGCACGGCACCGAGGAGCAGCGCAAGCGCTTCCTGCCCGGGTTCGCCGACGGCTCGCTGAAGGTGGTCTTCGCGATCACCGAGCCGGAGGCCGGCTCGAACTTCCACCGGCTCGGCACGGTGGCCCGCCGCGACGGCGACGACTGGCTGCTCTCCGGCCGCAAGTGCTACATCTCGGGCGTGGACGAGGCACAGTACGTGCTGGTGGTGGCCCGCACCGAGGACGCCTCCACCGGCAAGCTGAAGCCCGCGCTGTTCGTGGTGCCGACCGACGCGCCCGGGCTGACCCGGTCCAAGCTGGACATGGAGATCGTCTCCCCGGAGAACCAGTTCCTGCTCTACCTCGACGACGTGCGGCTGCCCGCCGACGCGCTGGTCGGCGAGTCGCTGGACGCCGGCCTGCCGGCGCTCTTCGCCGGGCTCAACCCGGAGCGGATCACGGTCGCCGCGATGGGCGCCGGCACCGGCCGGTACGCCATCGAACGGGCCAGCGAGTACACCGCCACCCGCAAGGTCTGGGGCGGCCGGACCATCGGCTCACACCAGGGTGTCGCCCACCCGCTCGCACACGCGGCCGTGCAGGTCGAACTGGCCCGCCTCATGATCCTCAAGGCGGCCAGCCTCTACGACGCGGGCCGCGACCTGGAGGCCGGGGTCTCCGGCAACATGGCCAAGTACGCCGCCGGGGAGGCTGCCGCGCTGGCCGTCGACACCGCCGTCCAGGTGCTCGGCGGGGCCGGCATGACCACCGAGTACGGCGTGGCCACGCTGCTCGGCGCGGTGCGGGCCGGCCGGATCGCCCCGGTCAGCCGCGAGATGATCCTCAACTTCGTCGCCCAGCACGTCCTCGGCCAGGACAAGTCCTACTGA
- a CDS encoding TetR/AcrR family transcriptional regulator: protein MPASTRVPQQERSRATQARLLEATVECLVEHGWSGTTTTVVAARAGVSRGAQLHHYPTRAALVTAAVAHLADRRAEELRTEAEALPPGPQRLDRVIDLLGVAFTGPLFVAALELWVAARTDRELREALVPLEARVGREMHRLTVALLDVDERRPGVREAVQATLDLLRGLGVANLLNDDSSRRTALLHTWKRQLATLLTP from the coding sequence GTGCCCGCATCGACCCGTGTCCCCCAGCAGGAGCGCAGCCGCGCCACCCAGGCCCGGCTGCTGGAGGCGACCGTCGAGTGCCTGGTCGAGCACGGCTGGTCCGGCACCACCACCACCGTCGTCGCGGCCCGGGCCGGCGTCTCGCGCGGCGCCCAACTGCACCACTACCCCACCAGGGCCGCGCTGGTCACGGCCGCCGTCGCCCACCTCGCCGACCGGCGGGCGGAGGAGCTGCGCACCGAGGCCGAGGCGCTGCCGCCCGGCCCGCAACGGCTCGACCGGGTGATCGACCTGCTCGGCGTGGCCTTCACCGGCCCGCTCTTCGTCGCCGCCCTCGAACTCTGGGTCGCCGCGCGCACCGACCGGGAGCTACGCGAGGCCCTGGTGCCGCTGGAGGCCCGGGTCGGCCGCGAGATGCACCGGCTCACCGTCGCGCTGCTCGACGTGGACGAACGCCGCCCGGGCGTACGCGAGGCGGTGCAGGCGACCCTCGATCTGCTCCGTGGGCTCGGCGTGGCCAACCTGCTCAACGACGACTCGTCCCGCCGCACCGCCCTGCTGCACACCTGGAAGCGCCAGCTCGCCACCCTGCTCACCCCCTGA
- a CDS encoding biotin carboxylase N-terminal domain-containing protein: MITRLLVANRGEIARRIFATCRALGVETVAVHSDADADAPYVAEADHAVRLPGNTPAETYLRIDLILDAARRTGADAVHPGYGFLAENAAFATAVTDAGLTWVGPPAKAIAAMGDKVAAKALLAEAGVPMLPTWTDADEITDFPVLVKASAGGGGRGMRIVRDAAALAEAVASARREAAAAFGDGTVFVERYVERGRHVEVQIFGDTHGTVAVQGVRECSIQRRHQKLVEEAPGVLPPEVRTALHEAAVAAGRAVDYVGAGTVEFLLAPTGEFFFLEMNTRLQVEHPVTELCTGLDLVRLQLMVAEGQPLPENATDPHRMRGYAIEVRLCAEDPAQGWRPATGTVHRFAVPGVAREFGNLRAIGLRLDSGVVDGSTVGVYYDSMLAKVIAWGQTRAEAIRLLANALSRAELHGVTTNRDLLVRVLRSPEFGAVEIDTGFLDRHEEVFAPLLPAGQLPLVALAAALATAAARRADMPVLAGLPSGWRNVPAFPQVTRYAGPDGEIEVRYRLDRVGALADWSTDPPASHDGTTPAEPADSPPTVSLVSAAPDRVVLDVDGVRRAYRVHRVSSEVFVDGPDGAASLAELPRFPEPTTELAAGSLVAPLPGAVTRLHVEVGQRVAAGDLLLTLEAMKLEHPVLAPADGVVAELPVPAGGQVDTGAVLAVVDPE; this comes from the coding sequence GTGATCACCCGACTTCTCGTGGCGAACCGGGGCGAGATCGCCCGCCGGATCTTCGCCACCTGCCGGGCACTGGGCGTCGAGACGGTGGCCGTGCACTCCGACGCCGACGCCGACGCCCCGTACGTCGCCGAGGCCGACCACGCGGTCCGGCTGCCCGGGAACACGCCCGCCGAGACGTACCTGCGGATCGACCTGATCCTGGACGCGGCCCGCAGGACCGGGGCGGACGCCGTCCATCCCGGCTACGGCTTCCTCGCCGAGAACGCCGCGTTCGCCACGGCGGTGACCGACGCCGGGCTGACCTGGGTGGGGCCGCCGGCCAAGGCGATCGCCGCGATGGGCGACAAGGTGGCGGCGAAGGCGCTGCTCGCCGAGGCGGGCGTGCCGATGCTGCCCACCTGGACCGACGCCGACGAGATCACCGACTTCCCGGTGCTGGTGAAGGCGTCCGCCGGCGGCGGCGGGCGCGGTATGCGGATCGTCCGGGACGCCGCCGCGCTGGCCGAGGCCGTCGCCTCCGCCCGCCGCGAGGCGGCTGCGGCGTTCGGCGACGGCACGGTCTTCGTCGAGCGGTACGTCGAGCGCGGTCGGCACGTCGAGGTGCAGATCTTCGGCGACACGCACGGGACGGTGGCCGTCCAGGGCGTACGTGAGTGCTCGATCCAGCGCCGGCACCAGAAGCTCGTCGAGGAGGCGCCCGGCGTCCTCCCGCCCGAGGTACGCACGGCGCTGCACGAGGCGGCGGTGGCTGCCGGACGGGCGGTCGACTACGTCGGCGCGGGCACGGTGGAGTTCCTGCTCGCCCCGACCGGCGAGTTCTTCTTCCTGGAGATGAACACCCGGCTCCAGGTGGAGCACCCGGTCACCGAACTCTGCACCGGGCTGGACCTGGTCCGCCTGCAACTGATGGTCGCCGAGGGCCAACCCCTGCCGGAGAACGCCACCGACCCGCACCGGATGCGCGGCTACGCGATCGAGGTGCGGCTCTGCGCCGAGGATCCGGCGCAGGGCTGGCGTCCCGCCACCGGCACCGTGCACCGGTTCGCGGTCCCCGGGGTGGCCCGGGAGTTCGGCAACCTCCGGGCGATCGGCCTGCGACTGGACTCCGGCGTGGTGGACGGCTCGACGGTTGGCGTGTACTACGACTCGATGCTGGCGAAGGTGATCGCCTGGGGGCAGACCCGAGCGGAGGCGATCCGGCTGCTGGCCAACGCGCTGTCCCGCGCCGAGTTGCACGGCGTGACCACCAACCGGGACCTGCTGGTCCGGGTGCTGCGCAGCCCGGAGTTCGGCGCCGTGGAGATCGACACCGGTTTCCTGGACCGGCACGAGGAGGTCTTCGCCCCGCTGCTGCCCGCCGGCCAACTCCCGCTGGTGGCCCTGGCTGCCGCGCTGGCCACCGCCGCCGCCCGGCGGGCCGACATGCCGGTGCTCGCCGGGCTTCCGTCGGGCTGGCGCAACGTGCCCGCCTTCCCGCAGGTCACCCGCTATGCGGGGCCGGACGGCGAGATCGAGGTCCGCTACCGGCTGGACCGCGTCGGCGCGCTCGCTGACTGGTCCACCGACCCACCGGCCAGCCACGACGGCACCACCCCCGCCGAGCCAGCAGACAGCCCGCCGACGGTCTCGCTGGTGTCGGCCGCTCCGGACCGGGTGGTGCTCGACGTCGACGGGGTGCGGCGGGCGTACCGCGTACACCGGGTGTCCTCGGAGGTCTTCGTGGACGGCCCGGACGGGGCGGCGAGTCTGGCGGAGCTGCCGCGCTTCCCCGAGCCCACCACGGAGCTGGCGGCCGGGTCGCTGGTCGCGCCGCTGCCCGGCGCGGTGACCCGGCTGCACGTCGAGGTCGGGCAGCGGGTGGCAGCCGGTGACCTGCTGCTGACGCTGGAGGCGATGAAGCTGGAACATCCCGTGCTCGCCCCGGCCGACGGCGTGGTCGCCGAACTGCCGGTGCCGGCCGGCGGCCAGGTCGACACCGGCGCCGTGCTGGCCGTGGTCGACCCCGAGTGA
- a CDS encoding serine/threonine-protein kinase: MTETPPGALPLPIVPGLTDLHVFARGGYATIYKATQISVGREVAVKVENRTLDSEHDQARFLREARAAGRMSSHPHVVDLFDVGVTIDQHPYLIMELCDGSYAERMRTSPLGPAETRDLGVKIADAIAHSHAAGVLHRDVKPANILHSHFNPAVLADFGLAVVGEMRDASVALEVLTPAYAPPEMFNHSPPSPAVDVYALCATLYAVMHGRPPRWQSERNPSLVTVLEMFHQPVPGLPGVPARMIDVLRVGMSNDPGERPSAVELRDLLAGLPLDPAGGAGGPGAPVIGGSGPVGPYAVDRVSRPAPRPPVEDPHPTVPTVGQRRRRRWFLGGAGMVALVASAGAGAWLAGTVSTPGPSLTADAAATSVAATSAVLPACALTTGLPAGAGCADELECFGPMEVLGTRARAARVPCEGQHTWESYAEGRLPDTLVGADHDEVSADAAVRRVCNETTFRLTSGISYAGGWNLEVLPPAGAEADRTYRCLAGRGLDALASPTLTGR; the protein is encoded by the coding sequence GTGACCGAGACCCCGCCCGGCGCCCTGCCGTTGCCCATTGTGCCCGGTCTGACCGATCTGCACGTGTTTGCCAGGGGAGGCTACGCGACGATCTACAAGGCGACCCAGATCTCGGTGGGGCGCGAGGTTGCGGTCAAGGTGGAGAATCGCACGCTCGACAGCGAGCATGACCAGGCCCGCTTCCTGCGCGAGGCGCGGGCCGCCGGGCGGATGTCGTCGCACCCGCACGTGGTCGACCTCTTCGACGTTGGGGTCACGATCGACCAGCACCCCTACCTGATCATGGAGCTCTGCGACGGCTCGTACGCCGAGCGGATGCGGACCTCGCCGCTCGGGCCGGCCGAGACGCGTGACCTCGGGGTCAAGATCGCCGACGCGATAGCCCACTCGCACGCGGCCGGCGTGCTGCACCGCGACGTGAAGCCGGCGAACATCCTCCACTCGCACTTCAACCCGGCGGTACTGGCCGACTTCGGGCTGGCCGTGGTGGGCGAGATGCGTGACGCCTCGGTCGCCCTGGAGGTGCTCACCCCGGCCTACGCGCCGCCGGAGATGTTCAACCACAGCCCGCCGTCGCCCGCCGTCGACGTCTACGCCCTCTGCGCCACCCTCTACGCGGTGATGCACGGCCGCCCGCCGCGCTGGCAGTCCGAGCGCAACCCCAGCCTGGTCACCGTGCTGGAGATGTTCCACCAGCCGGTTCCCGGCCTGCCCGGTGTGCCGGCCAGGATGATCGACGTGCTCCGGGTCGGGATGTCCAACGATCCCGGCGAACGTCCCTCGGCCGTCGAGCTACGCGACCTGCTGGCCGGCCTGCCGCTCGACCCGGCGGGTGGCGCGGGCGGCCCGGGGGCCCCGGTCATCGGCGGCTCCGGCCCCGTCGGCCCGTACGCCGTCGACCGGGTTTCCCGGCCCGCCCCGCGACCGCCGGTAGAGGATCCGCACCCCACGGTGCCCACCGTCGGCCAGCGGCGTCGGCGGCGCTGGTTCCTCGGCGGTGCCGGGATGGTCGCGCTGGTCGCCTCGGCCGGCGCCGGTGCCTGGCTGGCCGGCACGGTGTCCACCCCGGGCCCGTCACTGACGGCCGACGCGGCGGCGACGAGCGTGGCGGCGACGAGCGCCGTGCTGCCCGCCTGTGCCCTGACGACCGGGCTGCCCGCCGGCGCGGGCTGCGCCGACGAGTTGGAGTGCTTCGGGCCGATGGAGGTGCTCGGCACGCGGGCCCGCGCTGCCCGGGTGCCGTGCGAGGGCCAGCACACCTGGGAGAGCTATGCCGAGGGCCGGCTTCCCGACACCCTGGTCGGCGCCGACCACGACGAGGTCAGCGCCGACGCGGCGGTGCGGCGGGTCTGCAACGAGACCACCTTCCGGCTCACCAGCGGGATCAGCTACGCCGGCGGCTGGAACCTGGAGGTGCTGCCCCCGGCCGGTGCGGAAGCCGACCGGACGTACCGCTGCCTGGCCGGGCGCGGGCTCGACGCGCTCGCCTCACCCACCCTCACGGGCCGCTGA